The segment CCACCCGGGAACCTGATGACAGTCAAGTCGCAGTAGCGATTAATTCTCTTCAGGCGGTTCTTAAGCAGGACGATTCGGAAGTAGAAGAAGAATCCCCAAATGTAAATCAATGTATTTTAGAAGATGCTGTCAGAGGTGAAGGAGCATGCTAGAGAAACTAAAACAAGTAGTAGACAGATATGAAGAACTGGGACGGTTAATCAGTGACCCCGAGGTAATTGCTGATAATGCCCAGTTTCAAAAGCACGCCAAAGCCCATGCCGGGCTTCAGGAAGTGGTAGATACTTTCCAGCGCTATCAAAAAGTAGTGTCTGACTTAGAGGAAGCGCAGGCTTTACTGGAAGATGACCTGGATGCTGATTTTCGCGAAATGGCAGAAGCTGAGGTTGAGCAGCGTACAAAGGAAAAGGAGCAGTTAGAAGAGCAGTTGAAACTGCTGCTGCTGCCTAAAGATCCTAATGATGAGAAAAACGTCATCATGGAGATCCGCGGCGGTGCAGGGGGAGACGAAGCCGCTCTCTTTGCCGGTGATTTGTTTCGTATGTATAGCCGCTACGCCGAAAACCAAGGATGGAAGACCGAGGTTCTAAGTCTTCATGGAACAGACATCGGCGGTTTCAAGGAAATTTCTTTTCTGATAGAGGGTCAGGGTGCCTACAGTAGATTGAAATTTGAAAGCGGTGTGCATAGGGTCCAGCGGATTCCCAGTACCGAGTCAGGCGGTCGTATTCATACTTCCACCGCTACCGTGGCAGTGCTGCCCGAGGCGGAAGAAGTAGACATCGCTATTAATGCCAATGACCTGCGAGTGGATGTATTTTGCTCCAGCGGGCCCGGCGGACAATCCGTAAATACCACACAATCCGCCGTACGTATTACCCATCTACCCACCGGGTTAGTGGTATCATGTCAGGATGAAAAGTCTCAGCACAAAAATAAAGATAAGGCACTTAAGGTCCTAAGGGCTAGACTACTAGATAATGCTCAGCAGGAACAGCATGGTGAGCTTGCCTCTACGCGTAAATCCCAGGTGGGAACCGGTGACCGCAGTGAGCGTATCCGTACCTATAATTTCCCCCAGAGCCGGGTGACCGATCATAGGGTTGGCCTGACCCTGCATAAGTTGGAGACCATTCTTCAGGGGGATATGGACGAGATTATTGATACCTTAATCACAATAGATCAGGCGGAAAAAATTAAAGAGGTGGAATAAGTGACGTACCGGGAAATGCTGCGGCATGCTGCCGGTAAGTTGAAAGAGGTTGGGGTAGAATATCCCCGCCTGGATGCCGGAGTCCTACTTGGGCATCTCACCGGTTTATCTACCGCTAAATTAATGGTGCGAATAGATGAGGTCGCTTCCCGGCAGTTAGAAGAAGATTTTATGGATTTGGTGGCTCGGCGCGCCAAGAGAGAGCCGCTGCAATATCTCACCGGAATACAGGAATTCATGTCCCTGGAGTTTCACGTATCTCCCGCTGTGCTGATACCCCGGGGTGATACGGAGGTGCTGGTGGAAGAGGCGCTGCGCCTGATTGACCGCCATGCAATCAACCACATGGCCGATGTCGGCACCGGCAGCGGTGCTATCGCTTTAAGCATTGCCTATCACAGTGGCAAGAAGGTTTGGGCGACCGATATTTCAACCGAAGCATTGGCTGTGGCCGAAGAGAATGCCCTTCGCCTTGGTGTTCGGCACCAGGTTACCTTTTTGCAAGGCGATTTGCTGGCACCGTTGATAGAGACTGGCGTGCAAGTGGGGCTGCTTACCGCTAATCTGCCTTATATTCCCACTGCTGAACTGGCGGTACTGGCGCCGGAACTCTCCCGTGAACCGATAAGTGCATTGGACGGAGGGGCGGATGGCTTAGATTATTACCGCACAATACTGCCCCAGTTGAAGAAGGTGTTAGAACCTGGCGGGTTCCTATTGATGGAGATGGCTTGGGACCAGGCGGAAGGTTTGGCGCGGCTATGCCGCAACCATGGCATGAACCGTTTTGAAGTAATCAAGGATTACGGCGGGCGTGATCGAATTTTTAAGGTTCGGCTGAGTTAACTTAACTTAGCTTGATGCTGCATTCCTTAGTTAAAGCAGGTTTTCTTTATGCCCACACAACCAACCACAAAAACTGAACCCGAGGGAAAAGTTAATGCCTGGCTGCTCTTTGCCGGGTTTTTTCACATAGGTGCTTTTACCATTGGCGGCGGCTATGCCATGATACCAATCATTCAACGAGATTTAGTCAAACGGGAATGGTTTGAAGAGGAGGAGTTTCTGGACTTAATTGCTGTGGCTCAGTCTATCCCCGGCGCTATTGCGGTCAATGCAGCGATATTAGTAGGATATCGTTTGGGTGGCATTATTGGGGCACTGGCTGCCACGCTGGGAGCGGTACTGCCTTCATTTCTAGTGATCTTGCTTGTGGCCAGTCTGCTGGTTAAGTTTTGGGAGTACCCTTACATAAGCGGCTTTCTAGCTGGGGCCCGGCCGGCGGTAGTAGGGCTGCTGCTTTATGCAGCCCTTTCCTTAGGGAAGAAGGCAGTTGGCTCGGTCTTTGACTGGGTATCATTGGTATCGGGGTTCGTAGCTTTGGTGGTTTTTAATGTTCACCCCATTGCGGTAATAGTGTTAGCGGGATTAGCGGGGTTTGTCAGACATGGTAAGGGGAGATAGATATGCTTTTTAAGCTATTTTTGGCCTTTGCTAAAATAGGTGCATTTAGTTTTGGCGGCGGTTATGCTGTTATCCCGCTGCTTTACCGAGATACGGTTACGATAAATGGTTGGCTTACAAAATCTCAGATGACGGACATGGTGGCGGTGGCTCAAATGACCCCGGGTCCCATTGCTGTAAATCTGGCCACGTTTGTCGGTTACAGATTAGACGGGATACAGGGCGCTGCTGCGGCAACACTGGGCCTAATTACACCATCGGTGCTGCTAGCCTTATTGGTGGCAGGTTTTTTTGCCCGTTTTCAGGAGAAATATCAGGTGAAAAGCGTGCTGGCCGGTATTAGACCGGTAGTAATTGCACTTATAGCTGCAGCGGCAGTATTTTTAGTTCACGGCGCGGTGAAGGACGTTTTCGGTGTTATGCTAGCGTTGCTGGTGCTGTTTTTATCAGCTTTTACCCGATTGCATCCGATTTGGATGATTATGATTGCTGGCTTTTTGGGGATGATTATATATTAAGACACTTGGAGAAATTCATGCTTAAATAGCAGGAATTAGCTTTTAGGACAGGAATTATATTTATAATGTTTATAGTCAAGTCATTCAGGTTCATCAAACGGGGGGGATGCATTATGAAGCTAGTGATAGCAATGGTCCAGGATAATGATGCGGAAAACTTGTTACAAAAGTTAAATGATCGCGGCTTCATGGCAACTAAATTCGCTACTACCGGTGGCTTCTTGCGCCGAGGCAACACTACAATCCTTACCGGTGTTGATGATGATAAGGTTGAAGCGGTGAAGGATACTATCAAGTCCTGCTGTGAAGCACGACAGCTAGAAACGCTGGCCAGCGCCCAGCAGAGCCGAGGAAATCCGATAGACCTGTGCGGCGCGACGGTATTCGTTTTGGATGTAGCAGAGTTCCACAAATTTTGAATGATGGGGGAGTCGGTTTGGCCGGCTTCTTCTTTGTATCTAAATCAGACTATCGGGTTGAATGATTTTAAGTTTATAGGGGTTTAGTCGTTGTTGAAATGAGGTGGTCATATTGAAGACCAAATTACTGAAAATGCATTCGCAGGTACCAGATATTCAGAAACTGGTTCAGGCGGCGGAAATCATTAAAGGTGGCGGATTGGTGGCCTTTCCTACTGAGACGGTATATGGGTTGGGGGCAAATGCTATGGATCGGGACGCGGTGGCGGGAATATTTCGGGCTAAGGGCCGGCCGGCGGACAATCCGCTGATTGTACATATTGCTAAAGCGGTAGAAGTGAAATACCTGAGTACCTATCTGCCTGTAGGAGCAGGGGAATTAATGAAGGCCTTTTGGCCGGGGCCGCTGACCTTAGTATTGCCGCGTCATCCTCGGGTACCTAAGATTGTTTCCGCGGGTCTGGATACGGTGGCCATAAGGATGCCGCAGCACCCGGTAGCTCTGGCATTGATTAAAGCGGCAAGGGTACCTATTGCAGCGCCAAGCGCTAACCGCTCCGGCAAACCCAGCCCTACTACCGGCACCCATGTTCTTAAAGACCTGGCAGGAAAGATTGAAGCCATTGTAGACGCGGGTCCTTGCGATGTGGGTGTGGAATCTACCGTGGTGGACTTGACGGCTTCAGTGCCCACTATACTTAGACCAGGTGGCATTACCTTGGAACAACTGCAGGCGGTATTGGGCAAGGTAGAAATGGACCCGGCGCTGGCAGCCGGTGAAATGCCTAGGGCACCGGGAATGAAATATGTGCACTATGCTCCCGAAGGCGAATTGATATTGGTGGAAGGTGATTTGCCCGGTGTCTTTGATAAGATTTGCCAGCTTTATCGGCACTATCTTTCCCAAGGATTGCGGGTAGGAATATTGGCATCAGAGGAGAATAGCTTTCGTTACCGGCAGGAACTTCAACCGGAAATTATTGTTTCTCTTGGTTCCCATAAAAGACCGGAAACTGCAGCTAATAAGTTATTCAGTGCGCTGCGCAGTTGTGACAGGCGACACGCCCAGATAATACTATGTGAGGCCTTTCCCCGGGAAGGGGTAGGAGTCGCCTTGATGAATAGGCTGGAAAAAGCCGCTAAAAGAAGGATTTCCCTTTAGTTATATCCGGCAAAGATGAAGAATACCATGATAGCAAGGCTTTTTAGAAATGGAGCTATCGATGGTATGGAATTATTGATTCTTAGTATTTTTGCAGGGTTGGCCACATCACTGGGCGCTTTAGTGGTAGCGGTACAGCGCAATTTAAGCGAACGGTCTTTAGCGGTACTGCTTGGCGGTGCTGCTGGGATTATGGCAGGGGTGGTTATCTTAGATTTGCTTCCTTCCGCCTGGTATCAGGGTGGTTTGTCAGCGGTTGTCCAGGGGTTCCTTTTTGGGCTGCTATTTTTATTCTTGCTGGATCGTTTATTTGCTTTTACTGCACCTGCCGGCGGCCGTGATCGCGATAGCTACTACATGCTTAATATGGGCTATCTAATTGCCGTCGGTATTGCCCTGCACGACGTGCCCGAGGGGATGGCTATCGCGGTGGGGTATGCCGCAGAAGCCAAGCTAGGTGTGGTATTGGTTTTAGCCATTGCCCTGCATAATATCCCCGAAGGAATGGCTGCGGCAGCGCCGTTATTGATGGGGGGCAGCAGTTTTAAAAGAATAATGTTGGTAACCGGGATTATCAGCATGTTTACGCCCTTGGGTACCTTGGCAGGCATGCTGCTGGTAAAAATATCAATCAAAACACTGGGTGAGATGTTGGCAGTGGCCGCAGGTGCCATGACATACATAGTTCGTTTTGAGCTAATTCCTGAAGCTAGAATGCGACATCCCAATTATGCACTTTTGGGAATAGCCGGGGGTGCCGGCATCAGCTTGCTCTTAGCGCTTTGGCATGGCGCTTAAGCAAAATTAGTTTTTGCATTAGGGGATGCACTTCTAATAAAAGACAAACCCTAGTATTGATGTTACTCGAAGGAGGATGCTTGTGGATTATGTGACTTTAATGGCGGTTTCGGTAGCGCTGGGGACAGATGCCTTTTCCATGGCTTTGGGCTTGGGCACGACAGGCGTTCGCCTGCGTCGTATTGTGGAAATTTCCCTGGTGGTTAGTGTCTTCCATGTTTTTATGCCTTTGATTGGGCTGGTAGTGGGTGCTTTTCTTGGACGGGTGGTAGGTAATATCGCCACCGTGATAGGTGCGTTGGTGGTTATGTTTATCGGGCTGCAGATGTTATGGGGCAGCATTAAGCCCCAGTTGGCTCGGTACGGTTTTGCCGCGAAGGCGAACATTGAAAGGGAGCGCAATACGCAGGTAGTGACGGGCTTTTGGGCGATGGCTATGCTGGCGGCCAGCGTCAGCATGGATGCTTTGAGTGTCGGTTTTAGTTTGGGGACATTTAAAGCTAATTTGGTTACCACCGTGCTGGTAATGGGCATAGTAGCAGGTATTATGACCGCTTCGGGCTTTTTGTCCGGGCGCCAGCTGGGGTCATGGTTTGGCGATAAGGCTCAGGCACTAGGCGGGATAGTATTGGTGGCCATCGGTATCAAACTATTATTAAGTTAGGTTGATTGCCGGGCAAATCACTGCTATGGAGGTGGTGTGCAGTGTTTAAAATATTATTTGTATGTACAGGCAATACCTGCCGCAGCAGCATGGCAGAAGCTTTGGCAAAACAGATTATTGCTGACAGACAATTGCAGGACGAGTTGATGGTTTCTTCTGCGGGCATTTCCGCCATGAAAGGGATGCCTGCTGCTGAACAAGCGGTTGAAGTGATGTCCCGGCAGGGCATTGACCTCACGGGTCATCGCGCCAGTATGGTAAATAAAAACATTTTGACAGAGACCGACCTTGTGCTCACCATGACCGACAGCCATAAAGCGGCTTTAAGGGGACAGGTTCCTGAGGACAAGCTATACATCCTGGGGGAATACGCCGGTGAACCGGGGAATATATCAGATCCAATCGGTGGTCCTGTTGAAGTATATCAACAATGTGCGCAACAGCTGGCGCGTTTGATAGCCAAAGCTATAGAGCGAGCCTTAGCATAAAAGTATTAAAGCGAAAAAAAACAGCTCCGGAACCGTTGTTTTCCCAAAATCCGACAGGAAATATAAGTTTTGTGTAGAACCCCAAAATTGCAGCAGGAAAAAATAGAGCGTAATTTAAAATAGATTAAAGGATGGCACTGGGAGGTTATCAGATGAAAATTGCTTTGGGCAGTGACCACGGCGGCTTTGAATTAAAGGCAATAATAAAGGAATTATTCGATCAGCTCGGTATCCCTTATCAGGATTTTGGTACGTTAGATAAAGAATCGGTGGACTACCCCGACTTTGCCGCAAAAGTGGCAGAAGCAGTGGCCGGGGGCGACTTTGAACGTGGAATCGTGGTGTGTGGTACCGGCATCGGGGTATCCATTGCCGCCAATAAGGTGCGGGGTATCCGGGCGGCCCTTTGTCATGATGTTTTTTCGGCTAAGGCATCTCGGGAACATAACGACGCCAATGTTCTTACCTTGGGGCAGAGAGTAATAGGCCCCGGTCTAGCATTGGAAATTGTCAAGACATGGCTTGGCACCGACTTTGCCGGAGGCAGGCATTCCCGGCGAGTTGATAAAATTAAGGCTATTGAAGAAAGATATCTATAGTATGCTGATTTCCTCTGTATAAAGGGGGTATTTTTTCATGGAATTAAAAGATATATCTATCAGTACAAAAGCAGCAGTCGAATTTCTTATTGACCAGGCCCAGCCGGAAGCGGGGATGGTATTGGTTGTGGGCTGCAGCACTAGTGAAGTGATGGGCAAAAAAATAGGTTCAGCATCCAACGAAGAAGCTGCGCGAACCATTTACCAAGCCATTGCCGAGGCGTGTGACCAGCAGGTGGCACTGGCTTTTCAGTGCTGCGAGCATCTAAACCGGGCTTTAGTGGTTGAAAAGGAAACGGCCATGCGCTTAGGCCTTACCGTAGTCAGTGCGGTTCCCAAGCTTGGCGCCGGCGGTGCACTGTCCGCTCAAGCATTTCGGGAATTTTTGCAGCCGGTACTGGTGGAGCACATCGCGGCCCAGCTGGGCATGGATATTGGCGACACATTTATCGGCATGCACCTTCAGCCGGTACTAAAGCCGGTGCGCGCCAAGGTAACAAAGATAGGCAGCGCCAATTTAACTATGGGGTACAGCAGGCCGAAGCTGATTGGCGGTGAACGGGCTGTTTATTGCGATTAAGAGAGAGGAGAAAGACCATGGGACATTTGACTAACCTACAAAGAATTGACCCCCAGGTGGCCGATGCCATCGGCAGGGAAGAGAACAGGCAGAGGACAAGCTTA is part of the Metallumcola ferriviriculae genome and harbors:
- the prfA gene encoding peptide chain release factor 1, with amino-acid sequence MLEKLKQVVDRYEELGRLISDPEVIADNAQFQKHAKAHAGLQEVVDTFQRYQKVVSDLEEAQALLEDDLDADFREMAEAEVEQRTKEKEQLEEQLKLLLLPKDPNDEKNVIMEIRGGAGGDEAALFAGDLFRMYSRYAENQGWKTEVLSLHGTDIGGFKEISFLIEGQGAYSRLKFESGVHRVQRIPSTESGGRIHTSTATVAVLPEAEEVDIAINANDLRVDVFCSSGPGGQSVNTTQSAVRITHLPTGLVVSCQDEKSQHKNKDKALKVLRARLLDNAQQEQHGELASTRKSQVGTGDRSERIRTYNFPQSRVTDHRVGLTLHKLETILQGDMDEIIDTLITIDQAEKIKEVE
- the prmC gene encoding peptide chain release factor N(5)-glutamine methyltransferase, with translation MTYREMLRHAAGKLKEVGVEYPRLDAGVLLGHLTGLSTAKLMVRIDEVASRQLEEDFMDLVARRAKREPLQYLTGIQEFMSLEFHVSPAVLIPRGDTEVLVEEALRLIDRHAINHMADVGTGSGAIALSIAYHSGKKVWATDISTEALAVAEENALRLGVRHQVTFLQGDLLAPLIETGVQVGLLTANLPYIPTAELAVLAPELSREPISALDGGADGLDYYRTILPQLKKVLEPGGFLLMEMAWDQAEGLARLCRNHGMNRFEVIKDYGGRDRIFKVRLS
- a CDS encoding chromate transporter; translation: MPTQPTTKTEPEGKVNAWLLFAGFFHIGAFTIGGGYAMIPIIQRDLVKREWFEEEEFLDLIAVAQSIPGAIAVNAAILVGYRLGGIIGALAATLGAVLPSFLVILLVASLLVKFWEYPYISGFLAGARPAVVGLLLYAALSLGKKAVGSVFDWVSLVSGFVALVVFNVHPIAVIVLAGLAGFVRHGKGR
- a CDS encoding chromate transporter; translation: MLFKLFLAFAKIGAFSFGGGYAVIPLLYRDTVTINGWLTKSQMTDMVAVAQMTPGPIAVNLATFVGYRLDGIQGAAAATLGLITPSVLLALLVAGFFARFQEKYQVKSVLAGIRPVVIALIAAAAVFLVHGAVKDVFGVMLALLVLFLSAFTRLHPIWMIMIAGFLGMIIY
- a CDS encoding cyclic-di-AMP receptor is translated as MKLVIAMVQDNDAENLLQKLNDRGFMATKFATTGGFLRRGNTTILTGVDDDKVEAVKDTIKSCCEARQLETLASAQQSRGNPIDLCGATVFVLDVAEFHKF
- a CDS encoding L-threonylcarbamoyladenylate synthase — protein: MKTKLLKMHSQVPDIQKLVQAAEIIKGGGLVAFPTETVYGLGANAMDRDAVAGIFRAKGRPADNPLIVHIAKAVEVKYLSTYLPVGAGELMKAFWPGPLTLVLPRHPRVPKIVSAGLDTVAIRMPQHPVALALIKAARVPIAAPSANRSGKPSPTTGTHVLKDLAGKIEAIVDAGPCDVGVESTVVDLTASVPTILRPGGITLEQLQAVLGKVEMDPALAAGEMPRAPGMKYVHYAPEGELILVEGDLPGVFDKICQLYRHYLSQGLRVGILASEENSFRYRQELQPEIIVSLGSHKRPETAANKLFSALRSCDRRHAQIILCEAFPREGVGVALMNRLEKAAKRRISL
- a CDS encoding ZIP family metal transporter, with the translated sequence MELLILSIFAGLATSLGALVVAVQRNLSERSLAVLLGGAAGIMAGVVILDLLPSAWYQGGLSAVVQGFLFGLLFLFLLDRLFAFTAPAGGRDRDSYYMLNMGYLIAVGIALHDVPEGMAIAVGYAAEAKLGVVLVLAIALHNIPEGMAAAAPLLMGGSSFKRIMLVTGIISMFTPLGTLAGMLLVKISIKTLGEMLAVAAGAMTYIVRFELIPEARMRHPNYALLGIAGGAGISLLLALWHGA
- a CDS encoding manganese efflux pump MntP family protein; the protein is MDYVTLMAVSVALGTDAFSMALGLGTTGVRLRRIVEISLVVSVFHVFMPLIGLVVGAFLGRVVGNIATVIGALVVMFIGLQMLWGSIKPQLARYGFAAKANIERERNTQVVTGFWAMAMLAASVSMDALSVGFSLGTFKANLVTTVLVMGIVAGIMTASGFLSGRQLGSWFGDKAQALGGIVLVAIGIKLLLS
- a CDS encoding low molecular weight protein arginine phosphatase, which codes for MFKILFVCTGNTCRSSMAEALAKQIIADRQLQDELMVSSAGISAMKGMPAAEQAVEVMSRQGIDLTGHRASMVNKNILTETDLVLTMTDSHKAALRGQVPEDKLYILGEYAGEPGNISDPIGGPVEVYQQCAQQLARLIAKAIERALA
- the rpiB gene encoding ribose 5-phosphate isomerase B — its product is MKIALGSDHGGFELKAIIKELFDQLGIPYQDFGTLDKESVDYPDFAAKVAEAVAGGDFERGIVVCGTGIGVSIAANKVRGIRAALCHDVFSAKASREHNDANVLTLGQRVIGPGLALEIVKTWLGTDFAGGRHSRRVDKIKAIEERYL
- a CDS encoding TIGR01440 family protein, giving the protein MELKDISISTKAAVEFLIDQAQPEAGMVLVVGCSTSEVMGKKIGSASNEEAARTIYQAIAEACDQQVALAFQCCEHLNRALVVEKETAMRLGLTVVSAVPKLGAGGALSAQAFREFLQPVLVEHIAAQLGMDIGDTFIGMHLQPVLKPVRAKVTKIGSANLTMGYSRPKLIGGERAVYCD